A region of Haloplanus sp. XH21 DNA encodes the following proteins:
- a CDS encoding right-handed parallel beta-helix repeat-containing protein: MISSLVGTYLRSSNGSGARPVSGGRRRTGDGPSRALGAPALTVVVVFAVLAAGVGPAAGATGNTSTIVVDDDPSTGEYGSIDAAVANASAGDTIAVRNGTYEEQVTVDRSVTIVADGNATLAGSDTLDVGVAVTADDVTVRGLTVRNYSKWGVTVSGDAVHLRQLRITENHGGVKFADTANSSLRTATVTGYERYQASGVYAVNARNVTVRNATLSSDTHIITDDLTFDNVTGGTIAETNVTRNPIHAVVLRNGTTDVTVADNHLRSSKRDALFVNRSSGNVIDGNVIVGTGEPGDFYNDEDGIHIRAAPNNSVTNNRVTGSTGDGIAISSSTELAGNVLMHNAEAGLSVSGLDDAVIANVTARDNGHGVRVANAENLTVADATLTGNHDGLTLVNTTNATVLGAQTRGHNTGYYIENTTGTLLADSRAVDGEQNNWRTPPGRGVQLVSTNGTDLRNVTLVENGNIGVLVSGTANVTIADSRLVNNQYYGIRIRNGARNTTVTNTTVRDHYDVGIEVTADGATIRDNHIVDNYDYGIEVTSGVAPSSVTVVDNVIEGSDGWAGLRNRNGSAPLDATHNWWGDGSGPGGAAGGVGTKVMGNVTVRPFYVDRALTTLSTDATRAELAGVRLANYTGESPSTVRPYNHTRTLNVSRVTFTGNDYYVALHNRTSDGSLSPAIGVSTRLSPGVHDDIPIDINATVSARDDVDALTEDGTYVAVVHLADEDGPGSPLTSNGDPVADDGYVALQPIPNITFANQSVVGGTQTVQIDRLNRTGGDRYKVLIYEDLSPNDDTQNLSEPLDRVTWYEETNPKTDVEMEVAGFGDEVTENTTYVVRLTRWFKSEPLDTPVPHAERARLTVRPYQNDIVVDPEPGQGDASTISGAVANASENATITVREGVYREQLTVEKDVTIRATNATLNGTTVESSSGPSTAIDLGSRAAPTIDGLDITGYDRAIDARGAGGDWTVTNAVITDTDGTAINAYHSDRDWRVSNVVIRSASGAAVNATETSGNWLVRDVRIEDIRNATETAVEPPEPTLSTEEEAPTAHPGRGIDARRTHGDWTVESVTVLNTTTAVRGSGTGAMRVTESRFETDVGVNGTVRTTGESTTAVDARHNWWGAWSGPGGEVTGPAGVVADGGGATVVGDVRFAPFYTDRTRQTLALGDGTDDLTSDGNVSTATVPVDVVDDGPPVDQVSVRVAADAAGSVDVTVVDPASVPRDVATHPEVNETVSVVDIAVPAPARDTGGRVEMRIDRDDLNRAPSTLRIAHYDATAGDWEVLPTTVVATTNQSVTVAAETDEFSPFAVVTGPQRRTDSSGSEDETDGDGGYASGGGGGGSAPSGGEDTSGPSFSVRLANAPANLTAGEQAAITARVTNGGDDAATFDAVWYVDDRRVAHASRTVAASATRTVVLNRTFDETGTHTLSLSKRANHTVTVHEPASDDTATINTSTAAATRTASPTDVRGDESSADGGEVKADRQSDSPEPTSSSGPGFGVVVSLVALGVVALRTWRSG, from the coding sequence GTGATATCCTCCCTGGTCGGAACGTATCTCCGGTCGTCGAACGGCTCGGGAGCGCGACCCGTGAGCGGGGGCCGGCGCCGGACCGGAGACGGCCCGTCACGTGCCCTCGGGGCACCCGCGTTGACGGTCGTCGTGGTGTTCGCCGTCCTCGCGGCCGGCGTCGGGCCCGCCGCGGGTGCAACGGGCAACACGAGCACCATCGTGGTCGACGATGACCCGTCGACGGGCGAGTACGGCAGCATCGACGCCGCCGTCGCGAACGCCAGCGCCGGCGACACCATCGCCGTCCGGAACGGAACCTACGAAGAGCAGGTGACGGTCGACCGGTCGGTCACCATCGTCGCCGACGGCAACGCGACGCTCGCCGGCAGCGATACCCTCGACGTCGGTGTCGCCGTGACCGCCGACGACGTGACGGTTCGCGGACTCACCGTCCGCAACTACTCGAAGTGGGGCGTCACGGTCAGCGGGGATGCAGTACACCTGCGTCAGCTTCGAATCACAGAAAATCACGGGGGCGTCAAGTTCGCCGACACGGCGAATTCGAGCCTTCGGACGGCGACAGTGACCGGATACGAGCGGTATCAGGCTAGCGGGGTCTACGCGGTGAACGCCCGAAACGTGACGGTCAGGAACGCCACTCTCTCGTCGGACACGCATATCATCACGGACGACCTCACGTTCGACAACGTGACCGGCGGTACAATCGCCGAGACCAACGTCACCCGGAATCCGATTCACGCCGTCGTCTTACGCAACGGAACGACTGACGTGACCGTCGCGGACAACCACCTCCGTAGCTCCAAGCGCGACGCGCTGTTCGTCAATCGTAGCTCCGGCAACGTCATCGACGGCAACGTCATCGTCGGCACGGGCGAGCCGGGGGATTTCTATAACGACGAGGACGGCATCCACATCCGGGCGGCACCCAACAACTCGGTCACGAACAACCGTGTCACGGGAAGCACCGGTGACGGAATCGCCATCTCGTCGTCCACCGAACTCGCTGGCAACGTGCTGATGCACAACGCCGAGGCCGGCCTCTCCGTCTCCGGGCTGGACGACGCGGTCATCGCCAACGTAACTGCACGCGACAACGGCCACGGAGTTCGCGTCGCCAACGCCGAGAATCTCACCGTCGCCGACGCGACCCTGACGGGGAACCACGACGGCCTCACGCTGGTCAACACGACGAATGCGACCGTCCTGGGCGCACAGACGCGCGGTCACAACACCGGGTACTACATCGAGAACACCACCGGGACCCTGCTCGCCGACAGTCGCGCAGTCGACGGGGAGCAGAACAACTGGCGGACACCGCCGGGGCGCGGAGTCCAACTCGTCTCGACGAACGGGACCGACCTCCGGAACGTCACGCTCGTCGAGAACGGGAACATCGGCGTCCTGGTCAGCGGGACAGCGAACGTCACCATCGCCGACAGCAGACTCGTCAACAACCAGTACTACGGAATCCGCATCCGTAACGGCGCGAGGAACACGACCGTCACGAACACGACGGTCCGCGACCACTATGATGTCGGCATCGAGGTCACCGCCGACGGCGCGACGATTCGCGACAACCATATCGTCGACAACTACGACTACGGTATCGAGGTGACAAGCGGAGTAGCGCCCTCGTCGGTGACCGTCGTCGACAACGTCATCGAGGGGTCCGACGGGTGGGCGGGCCTGCGGAACCGCAACGGCTCGGCGCCCTTGGACGCGACGCACAACTGGTGGGGCGACGGGTCGGGTCCCGGCGGTGCCGCCGGCGGCGTGGGCACCAAGGTCATGGGCAACGTCACCGTCCGCCCGTTCTACGTCGACCGGGCGCTGACGACGCTCAGTACCGACGCCACGCGGGCAGAGCTCGCCGGCGTGCGCCTGGCGAATTACACCGGAGAGAGCCCGTCGACGGTGCGACCGTACAATCACACCCGAACGCTCAACGTTTCCCGGGTGACCTTCACCGGCAACGACTACTACGTGGCGCTGCACAACCGCACCAGCGACGGGTCGCTCTCGCCGGCCATCGGTGTCTCGACGCGACTCTCACCTGGGGTCCACGACGACATCCCGATTGACATCAACGCAACCGTCTCGGCCCGCGACGACGTCGACGCCCTCACGGAGGACGGGACCTACGTCGCCGTCGTTCACCTGGCGGACGAAGACGGACCGGGGTCGCCGCTGACGTCGAATGGCGACCCCGTGGCCGACGACGGCTACGTCGCCCTCCAGCCGATACCGAACATCACGTTCGCGAACCAGAGCGTCGTCGGCGGGACCCAGACGGTGCAGATAGACCGGCTCAACCGGACCGGAGGAGACCGGTACAAGGTCCTGATTTACGAGGACCTCTCCCCCAACGACGACACGCAAAACCTCTCGGAACCGCTCGACCGCGTGACCTGGTACGAGGAAACGAATCCGAAGACTGACGTCGAGATGGAGGTGGCCGGGTTCGGTGACGAGGTCACCGAAAACACGACGTACGTCGTCCGCCTCACGAGATGGTTCAAGTCGGAGCCCCTCGACACGCCCGTGCCCCACGCCGAGCGTGCTCGGCTGACCGTCAGACCGTACCAGAATGACATCGTCGTGGACCCCGAACCCGGCCAGGGCGATGCGAGCACCATCTCGGGGGCGGTCGCGAACGCGAGCGAGAACGCGACGATAACCGTCCGCGAGGGCGTCTACAGGGAACAGCTGACCGTCGAGAAGGACGTGACGATTCGCGCGACGAACGCGACGCTGAACGGAACGACGGTCGAGTCCTCCTCCGGCCCGAGTACGGCCATCGACCTCGGGTCGCGGGCCGCGCCGACCATCGATGGGCTCGACATCACCGGCTACGACCGGGCCATCGACGCGCGCGGGGCGGGCGGTGACTGGACCGTGACCAACGCCGTGATCACGGACACCGACGGAACGGCCATCAACGCCTATCACAGCGACCGTGACTGGCGGGTTAGCAACGTCGTCATCCGCAGTGCGAGCGGCGCAGCAGTCAACGCCACGGAAACGAGCGGTAACTGGCTCGTCCGCGACGTTCGGATCGAAGACATCCGAAACGCGACCGAGACGGCTGTCGAACCGCCGGAGCCGACCCTAAGCACCGAAGAAGAGGCACCGACAGCCCACCCCGGGCGGGGAATCGATGCCCGGCGAACCCACGGCGACTGGACGGTCGAATCCGTGACCGTGCTGAACACCACGACCGCGGTGCGTGGCTCGGGGACGGGAGCGATGCGCGTGACCGAGAGTCGCTTCGAGACGGACGTCGGGGTCAACGGGACGGTCCGTACAACCGGTGAGTCGACCACCGCAGTCGACGCGAGACACAACTGGTGGGGCGCATGGTCTGGACCCGGTGGCGAGGTCACCGGACCGGCCGGCGTCGTCGCAGACGGGGGCGGCGCGACCGTCGTCGGAGATGTCAGGTTCGCGCCGTTCTACACGGACCGCACACGCCAGACGCTCGCGCTCGGCGATGGAACCGACGACCTCACGAGCGACGGGAACGTATCGACGGCGACGGTGCCGGTCGACGTGGTCGACGACGGACCCCCCGTCGACCAAGTCTCGGTCCGCGTCGCTGCGGACGCCGCCGGGTCGGTCGACGTGACCGTGGTCGACCCGGCCTCGGTCCCCAGGGACGTGGCGACACATCCCGAGGTGAACGAGACGGTCTCAGTCGTCGACATCGCCGTTCCGGCCCCGGCCCGCGACACCGGCGGCCGGGTGGAGATGCGCATCGACCGGGACGACCTGAACCGCGCGCCCTCGACCCTTCGCATCGCCCACTACGATGCGACCGCGGGTGACTGGGAAGTGCTCCCGACGACGGTCGTCGCCACGACCAACCAGTCGGTGACCGTCGCCGCCGAGACTGACGAGTTCTCGCCGTTCGCCGTCGTCACCGGGCCGCAGCGCAGGACCGACAGCTCCGGGTCCGAGGACGAGACGGATGGGGACGGCGGCTACGCATCGGGAGGTGGTGGTGGCGGCTCGGCACCGAGCGGCGGGGAAGACACCAGCGGCCCGTCGTTCAGCGTCCGTCTCGCGAACGCCCCCGCCAACCTAACCGCCGGCGAACAGGCAGCGATCACCGCCCGCGTGACGAACGGGGGCGACGACGCGGCCACCTTCGATGCCGTCTGGTACGTCGACGACCGTCGAGTCGCACACGCGAGTCGGACCGTCGCGGCGAGCGCCACCCGGACCGTCGTCCTGAATCGCACGTTCGACGAGACCGGAACGCACACGCTCTCGCTCTCGAAGCGAGCGAACCACACCGTGACGGTGCATGAACCCGCGTCCGACGACACTGCCACGATCAACACGTCGACGGCCGCGGCGACTCGGACGGCATCACCGACCGATGTCAGAGGGGATGAGTCGTCAGCGGATGGCGGAGAGGTCAAGGCGGACAGGCAGAGCGACTCGCCGGAACCGACCTCCTCCTCAGGCCCCGGTTTCGGCGTCGTCGTCTCCCTCGTCGCGCTGGGCGTCGTCGCGCTCCGGACCTGGCGTTCCGGCTAG
- a CDS encoding glycerate kinase type-2 family protein, whose protein sequence is MTTVRNRDALTGHGNREARETLLDVATAALDAVHPRRTVPAAVRRDGDRLRVGDRTVDLGAVEDVYVVGAGKGAAAVAAELVAVLEDRVTDGIVAAKAADQRAPDLGNLSVVDAGHPLPDEASLAAGRRALAVVDAAGPGDLVFALVTGGASATLAAPADDLSLSDLATTTDVLLRAGLPIDEINAVRKHCSALKGGRLAERLAPATVATLVVVDEVAGEPWGPTVGDATTFADALDVLRRHDLTDAVPSAVVRHLRRGQDGAIDETPDTVDGHAVVLAGPTDAPEAARDRAAELGYQPLILSTTIEGESREVATCLSAIANEAATHGRPIDPPCVLITGGETTVQVGSEAGEGGPNQEFALRAALAHADQASVTTLAIGTDGTDGPTDVAGGLVDATTVSRMERAGVDARAHLRRHDATPALRAVDDAVITGPTGTNVMDLRLTLVED, encoded by the coding sequence ATGACGACGGTGCGAAACCGCGACGCGCTCACGGGGCACGGCAACCGCGAGGCCCGCGAGACGCTCCTCGACGTGGCGACGGCGGCCCTCGACGCCGTCCACCCTCGCCGGACGGTTCCCGCGGCCGTGCGCCGCGACGGCGACCGACTCCGCGTCGGCGATCGAACCGTCGACCTCGGCGCCGTCGAAGACGTGTACGTCGTCGGCGCTGGGAAGGGCGCTGCCGCGGTCGCCGCCGAACTGGTCGCCGTCCTCGAGGATCGCGTCACCGACGGCATCGTCGCGGCGAAGGCCGCTGACCAGCGCGCCCCCGACCTCGGTAATCTGTCCGTCGTCGACGCCGGGCACCCGCTCCCCGACGAGGCGAGTCTGGCTGCGGGCCGCCGAGCGCTCGCCGTGGTGGACGCGGCCGGTCCCGGTGACCTCGTGTTCGCGCTCGTCACGGGCGGCGCGTCGGCCACGCTCGCCGCCCCCGCCGACGACCTCTCGCTATCGGATCTCGCGACGACGACCGACGTCCTCCTGCGTGCGGGCTTGCCGATCGACGAGATCAACGCGGTGCGGAAGCACTGCTCTGCGCTCAAGGGCGGCCGTCTCGCCGAGCGGCTGGCGCCGGCGACGGTCGCGACGCTCGTCGTCGTCGACGAAGTCGCGGGCGAGCCGTGGGGACCGACCGTCGGCGACGCGACGACGTTTGCCGACGCCCTCGACGTGCTGCGACGCCACGACCTCACCGACGCCGTCCCGTCGGCCGTCGTGCGGCACCTCCGTCGTGGCCAGGACGGGGCCATCGACGAGACGCCCGACACGGTCGACGGCCACGCGGTCGTCCTGGCGGGACCGACGGACGCTCCCGAAGCCGCGCGGGACCGGGCGGCCGAACTGGGCTACCAGCCGCTGATCCTCTCGACGACGATCGAGGGCGAGAGCCGCGAGGTGGCGACCTGTCTGTCGGCCATCGCCAACGAAGCGGCGACACACGGCCGCCCGATCGATCCGCCCTGTGTGCTCATCACGGGCGGCGAGACCACCGTTCAGGTCGGATCCGAGGCGGGCGAGGGCGGGCCGAACCAGGAGTTCGCGCTCCGCGCCGCGCTCGCTCACGCCGATCAGGCGTCGGTGACGACGCTCGCCATCGGCACTGACGGCACCGACGGGCCGACCGACGTCGCCGGTGGGCTCGTCGACGCGACGACGGTCTCGCGCATGGAACGGGCGGGCGTCGACGCCCGGGCACACCTCCGTCGGCACGACGCCACGCCGGCGCTCCGGGCGGTCGACGACGCGGTGATCACGGGGCCGACCGGAACGAACGTGATGGATCTTCGGTTGACGCTCGTCGAGGACTGA
- the eno gene encoding phosphopyruvate hydratase, producing the protein MTVAPIDAVHAREILDNRLEPTLRVTVETETGTGRADVPCGRSRGEHEAHDLRDGDDRYRGRGVRQAVANVTERIAPELVGRDATDQRAIDATLLDLDGTPTKTNLGGNAITGVSLAVLRAGADATGLPLYRYLGGADAHVLPLPFFDLIEGGELAGGDLPFQEHQVVPVGADSVAEAVQWSAEVYYELGDIVRAEYGEASLNVGAEGGYNPIGIDDPREAFELELAAIEECGYEGEFALAADVAASHFYDPETETYALLGEAMTREDLIGFYADLVDTYPVVSLEDPLDQHDFAGVADLTDRLDIQIVGDDLFTTNPDRLRTGIDRDAANALLWKVNQVGTVTEAVEAARMATRNGYAVQVSERSGQTPDTWLADLAVGLDAGQIKTGVTRGERTEQYNRLLEIEAALGDAATFGPPGDTPLDR; encoded by the coding sequence ATGACCGTCGCTCCCATCGACGCGGTTCACGCCAGAGAGATCCTTGACAACCGACTGGAACCGACCCTGCGAGTCACCGTCGAAACCGAGACGGGGACCGGCCGGGCCGACGTGCCCTGCGGGCGGTCCCGTGGCGAACACGAGGCCCACGACCTGCGCGACGGCGACGACCGATACCGCGGGCGGGGCGTTCGGCAGGCGGTGGCGAACGTCACGGAGCGCATCGCGCCCGAACTCGTCGGCCGCGACGCGACCGACCAGCGCGCCATCGACGCCACCCTCCTCGACCTCGACGGGACGCCGACCAAGACGAACCTCGGCGGCAACGCCATCACCGGCGTCTCGCTGGCCGTCCTCCGCGCGGGCGCCGACGCGACCGGCCTCCCCCTCTATCGCTATCTCGGCGGCGCCGACGCCCACGTCCTCCCGCTGCCCTTTTTCGACCTGATCGAGGGCGGCGAGCTGGCCGGCGGCGACCTCCCCTTCCAGGAGCACCAGGTGGTGCCCGTCGGCGCCGACTCCGTCGCGGAAGCCGTGCAGTGGAGCGCCGAGGTGTACTACGAACTCGGCGACATCGTCCGCGCCGAATACGGCGAGGCGTCGCTCAACGTCGGCGCCGAGGGCGGCTACAACCCGATCGGTATCGACGACCCCCGCGAGGCGTTCGAACTCGAACTCGCCGCCATCGAGGAGTGTGGCTACGAGGGGGAGTTCGCCCTCGCCGCCGACGTGGCGGCCTCGCATTTCTACGACCCCGAGACGGAGACGTACGCCCTGTTGGGCGAGGCGATGACGCGCGAGGACCTCATCGGGTTCTACGCCGACCTCGTCGACACCTACCCGGTCGTCTCGCTGGAGGACCCGCTGGATCAGCACGACTTCGCCGGCGTCGCCGACTTGACCGACCGTCTCGACATCCAGATCGTCGGCGACGACCTGTTCACCACGAACCCCGATCGCCTCCGGACGGGCATCGACCGGGATGCGGCGAACGCCCTCCTGTGGAAGGTGAACCAGGTCGGCACCGTGACGGAAGCGGTCGAAGCGGCACGAATGGCCACTCGAAACGGCTACGCCGTCCAGGTGTCCGAGCGCTCGGGACAGACGCCCGACACGTGGCTCGCGGACCTCGCGGTCGGCCTCGACGCCGGGCAGATCAAGACCGGCGTCACCCGTGGCGAACGCACCGAACAGTACAACCGCCTCCTCGAAATCGAGGCGGCACTCGGCGACGCCGCCACGTTCGGCCCGCCGGGCGACACCCCGCTCGACCGATGA
- a CDS encoding ribbon-helix-helix protein, CopG family, producing MAKISVEIPDELLADLDEHVGDDGKFVNRSDAVRASIRKTLDVLDEIDSRHGRLEAEE from the coding sequence GTGGCCAAGATAAGCGTCGAGATCCCCGACGAGTTGCTCGCGGATCTGGACGAGCACGTGGGCGACGACGGCAAGTTCGTGAACCGGAGCGACGCGGTCAGGGCGTCGATCCGCAAGACGCTGGACGTGCTCGACGAGATCGACTCCCGACACGGTCGCCTGGAGGCTGAGGAATGA
- a CDS encoding queuosine precursor transporter: MSAGTGNASVSRVAILALFITALVTAQLTAAKVLAIPLPQALPRIGSTVFLPGAALAYALTFFASDCYAELYGRRDAQVMVNVGFVMNFILLALVWTTIVAPGRDPEFGAQFAGVLAPATNIVAGSLLAYLVSQNWDVLVFHRLREATDGDSLWLRNILSTATSQAIDTVIFVGLAFYLLPQYVGIGSVTPWNVVVALMLGQYLLKLLIALVDTPFVYLVVGLVRSRADSEAKAAAAETVDEA; this comes from the coding sequence ATGAGCGCCGGGACGGGGAACGCGTCGGTCAGTCGCGTCGCGATCCTCGCGCTGTTCATCACGGCGCTCGTGACGGCGCAGTTGACGGCGGCGAAGGTGCTGGCGATTCCGCTTCCCCAGGCGCTGCCGCGGATCGGGAGCACCGTCTTCCTGCCAGGCGCGGCGCTCGCGTACGCGCTCACCTTCTTCGCGTCGGACTGTTATGCCGAGCTCTACGGCCGGCGCGACGCGCAGGTGATGGTGAACGTCGGGTTCGTGATGAACTTCATCCTCCTGGCGCTGGTGTGGACGACCATCGTCGCACCCGGGCGCGATCCCGAGTTCGGCGCGCAGTTCGCGGGCGTCCTCGCCCCCGCGACGAACATCGTCGCCGGGAGCCTCCTGGCGTATCTCGTCAGCCAGAACTGGGACGTCCTCGTCTTTCACCGTCTGCGCGAGGCGACCGACGGCGACTCCCTCTGGCTGCGGAACATCCTCTCGACGGCGACGAGCCAGGCCATCGATACGGTCATCTTCGTCGGTCTCGCGTTCTACCTCCTGCCGCAGTACGTGGGTATCGGGAGCGTGACGCCCTGGAACGTCGTCGTCGCGCTCATGCTTGGACAGTATCTCCTCAAACTGCTCATCGCGCTCGTGGACACGCCCTTTGTCTATCTGGTGGTCGGACTCGTTCGTTCACGGGCCGACAGCGAGGCGAAGGCCGCCGCCGCAGAGACGGTCGACGAGGCCTAG
- a CDS encoding 23S rRNA (uridine(2552)-2'-O)-methyltransferase, whose protein sequence is MTGKDEYYNKAKQEGYRARSAYKLQQLDETATLFDTGDVVVDLGAAPGGWLQVAAEAVGPSGTVVGVDFQRIDPLDSDAVETVRGDMTDEETVDRLRETIGKTDVDIVLSDMAPNMTGEYSVDHARSVYLARQASTVATDVLAPGGDLVVKVFEGPDLADLRAEMEESFEYVRAIHPDASRDSSSELYLVARGYLTAPVSEGDELTVEIVDQGSEGDGIADVDGFTIFVPGADVGDTVDIRIDDIKPRFGFAERLD, encoded by the coding sequence ATGACGGGAAAAGACGAATACTACAACAAGGCGAAACAGGAGGGCTACCGCGCGCGCTCGGCCTACAAACTCCAGCAACTCGACGAGACGGCCACCCTGTTCGACACGGGCGACGTGGTCGTCGACCTCGGCGCGGCTCCCGGTGGCTGGCTACAGGTCGCCGCCGAGGCCGTCGGCCCGTCCGGCACCGTCGTCGGCGTCGACTTCCAGCGGATCGACCCACTCGACTCCGACGCCGTCGAGACGGTCCGCGGCGACATGACCGACGAGGAGACGGTCGACCGCCTCCGCGAAACCATCGGCAAGACCGATGTCGACATCGTGCTCTCCGACATGGCGCCCAACATGACCGGCGAGTACTCCGTCGACCACGCCCGGTCGGTGTATCTCGCCCGCCAGGCGTCCACCGTCGCCACGGACGTGCTGGCGCCGGGCGGTGACCTCGTGGTGAAGGTGTTCGAGGGCCCGGACCTCGCGGACCTCCGCGCCGAGATGGAGGAGTCCTTCGAATACGTGCGGGCGATCCATCCGGACGCCTCCCGTGACTCCTCGTCCGAACTCTACCTCGTCGCCAGAGGGTATCTCACGGCCCCCGTGTCCGAGGGCGACGAACTCACCGTCGAAATCGTCGACCAGGGGAGCGAGGGCGACGGCATCGCCGATGTCGACGGCTTCACGATTTTCGTCCCCGGGGCCGATGTCGGCGACACCGTCGATATCCGCATCGACGACATCAAACCGCGGTTCGGCTTCGCCGAGCGCCTGGACTAG
- a CDS encoding CaiB/BaiF CoA transferase family protein — protein sequence MSEQADGAGRTGPLSDLRVLELGNIVAGPFASSILADLGAEVVKIERPGVGDAVRSSGESGRPMFDALNRNKRSIALNLKDEDDLDDLYRLVDAADVFIENLGRGTPERLGIGYEDLSERNPELIYLSIKGFQEGPYGTHAGMDVVAEAMSGLMSVTGEPGRQPVRVGTSIADMGAGIYGVLGIMVALRERDRTGRGQRVDGTLFESAAHWMGYWLTYAEEYGRDPEPLGASHPSWGLYDVFETEGGWLFIGVTNERHWDAFCDAAEFPALQEDERFETPEKRRENKEELYDVVQRRLREEDREALFDRLTDANVPAAPVNQPSDLLDDPGLEAAGFLARFQPDESETPELQTVLAPISGEEFGPTQYRDPPSVGEHTQTVLDEWTGDGRGDD from the coding sequence ATGTCTGAGCAAGCCGACGGAGCTGGGCGGACGGGGCCACTCAGTGATCTTCGGGTCCTCGAACTCGGAAACATCGTCGCGGGACCGTTCGCGAGTTCGATTCTTGCCGACCTCGGCGCGGAGGTCGTGAAAATCGAACGGCCGGGCGTCGGCGACGCCGTCCGGTCCTCGGGCGAGTCTGGGCGACCGATGTTCGACGCGCTCAACCGGAACAAACGCTCCATCGCCCTGAACCTCAAAGACGAGGACGACCTCGACGACCTGTATCGCCTCGTCGACGCCGCGGATGTCTTCATCGAGAACCTCGGCCGCGGCACGCCGGAACGACTCGGCATCGGGTACGAGGACCTCAGCGAGCGGAACCCCGAGTTGATCTACCTCTCCATCAAGGGGTTCCAGGAGGGACCGTACGGCACGCACGCCGGGATGGACGTCGTCGCGGAGGCGATGTCGGGGCTGATGAGCGTCACCGGCGAACCGGGGCGCCAGCCAGTCCGGGTCGGCACGTCCATCGCGGACATGGGAGCGGGCATCTACGGCGTCCTCGGGATCATGGTCGCGCTGCGGGAGCGGGACCGCACCGGCCGCGGGCAGCGCGTCGACGGGACGCTCTTCGAATCGGCGGCCCACTGGATGGGCTACTGGCTCACGTACGCCGAGGAGTACGGCCGAGACCCCGAACCGCTCGGCGCCTCCCACCCGAGCTGGGGGCTCTACGACGTGTTCGAGACGGAGGGTGGCTGGCTGTTCATCGGCGTCACCAACGAGCGCCACTGGGACGCGTTCTGTGACGCCGCGGAGTTCCCCGCACTCCAAGAGGACGAGCGGTTCGAGACGCCGGAGAAGCGCCGTGAGAACAAGGAGGAACTGTACGACGTGGTGCAGCGACGGCTCCGCGAGGAGGACCGGGAGGCGCTGTTCGACCGGCTGACGGACGCGAACGTGCCGGCCGCGCCGGTCAACCAGCCGTCCGACCTGCTGGACGACCCGGGGCTGGAGGCAGCCGGCTTCCTGGCGCGGTTCCAGCCGGACGAGAGCGAGACGCCGGAACTCCAGACGGTGCTCGCGCCGATCTCCGGCGAGGAGTTCGGGCCGACCCAGTACCGTGACCCGCCATCCGTCGGTGAACACACGCAGACGGTCCTCGACGAGTGGACTGGGGACGGGCGGGGCGACGACTGA